In Plasmodium falciparum 3D7 genome assembly, chromosome: 13, the following are encoded in one genomic region:
- a CDS encoding WD repeat-containing protein 92, putative has translation MNIENKPQIIEHINYCLDNTIYDLKWVHGKSNIIAVGEMLDKKGYIHIYNLDRGKFTCISKTNLDKGVKTIAPFFSSTGTYTIACGSFDGNILLYDINNMSEEYYKIRKHTKLINKIDCKNYKNNNIIVSASRDGSVKIFDIRTKQEVVSLEPPKNSSYIPDCWCVETGNNYVEHNAYSNMEEENLNICAGYDNGDIKFFDLRTMRLEHEVNVNNGVCAVNYDRKDTKKNKLICSTLEGNIYIFNLDVYNEVSGYSYSKDKIISGTCWGTPFLPQNRDIFATLGGDGNLGVYKYVYPEKNSIFDEKIGCKKGIVGELNKLNDLNVSTQPIISFDWCKDKLGLSVMASLDQTIKIYIITKLNLY, from the exons ATGAACATTGAAAATAAACCTCAAATTATTGAgcatataaattattgtcTTGATAATACTATATACGATCTGAAATGGGTACACGGCAAATCTAACATTATTGCCGTAGGAGAAATGCTAgataaaaaaggatatatacatatatataatttggaTAGAGGAAAATTTACATGTATATCTAAAACAAATTTAGATAAAGGCGTAAAAACAATAGCTCCTTTTTTCTCCTCAACGGGAACGTATACAATAGCATGtg GTTCCTTTGATGGAAATATACTTctttatgatataaataacatgTCTGAAGAATACTACAAAATAAGAAAGCACACCAaattaataaacaaaatagatTGCAAGaattacaaaaataataatattatagtaAGTGCCAGTAGGGATGGTTCAGTCAAAATTTTCGACATAAGAACAAAACAAGAG GTAGTCAGTTTGGAACCACCCAAAAATTCTTCCTACATTCCTGATTGTTGGTGTGTGGAAACAG GAAATAATTATGTAGAACATAATGCTTACTCTAATATGGAGGAAgagaatttaaatatatgtgctGGGTATGATAATGGGGATATCAAATTTTTTGATTTAAGAACAATGAGATTAGAACATGAA GTAAATGTAAACAATGGTGTTTGTGCTGTTAATTATGACAGAAaggatacaaaaaaaaataaattaatttgttCAACTCTGGAGgggaatatttatatatttaacttGGATGTATATAATGAGGTCTCTGGGTATTCATATAGCAAGGACAAAATAATATCAG GAACATGTTGGGGAACACCCTTTTTGCCTCAAAATCGTGACATTTTTGCTACCTTGGGAGGAGATGGAAAT CTAGGTgtgtataaatatgtatatcccgaaaaaaattcaatatttgatgaaaaaataggatgtaaaaaaggaatagtgggagaattaaataaattaaatgatcTGAACGTATCTACACAACCAATAATTTCCTTTGATTGGTGTAAAGACAAACTTGGTCTTTCTGTCATGGCTTCATTAGACCAGactattaaaatatatattattactaaattgaatttatattaa
- a CDS encoding DNA topoisomerase 3, putative, whose product MARLKVLNVAEKPSVASSIAEILSKGRPNKIKSCSKYNPVFTFDYKIKNDIWYMYVTSVTGHLTDQKFDDRYKNWHNTDPQELFDAEITVYVEKDKKNIENNLKKYSKECNMLILWLDCDREGEHICFEVINACRITNRKLIIHRAQFSAVTEKDIIHAINNLKEPNKNLAYSVDVRREIDLRMGSIFTRFMTIRYIELVKHETSIISYGPCQFPTLGFVVNRYLDIKNFKNEYYWSIKMKYVYNNDEINPMDDENNYDDHDDEQMDSDSDESDSYYTNNDDSNNYSDETDDYYGDEKKKKKKKKTKKKKKKKNSTKKKKKKKKNKINNNNKKNKHNNVVDFTWSRIRLFDHLAVILIYEELLKNPLCKITNVYESETRKYKPYPLNTLQMTKLVSIYFKISSKECMMLAEKLYNKGYISYPRTETNYFPDSMNLHKIINELRKNDNFGWYANKLCEEHKYQKPRKGKMNDKAHPPIHPVKNMNKSLKVEEKEWKLYEFICKHFLAVCSNDAIGYNTKVTAKIQEEQFFCKGLKIKEKNYLEIYTYEKWNDKIIPSFQVDDEFYPTSLLIEEGITQPPKYLSESNLLTLMDKFSIGTDATMHEHIENIQKRNYVIKNSKSLFIPTNLGIALVQSYKKFKDIGIDLTDPSLRAKMEKDMSLVASGVKQKNEIIRNYIDIMKYIYQEIYNRIDVLDKNIHYYLNNPDQLSYT is encoded by the coding sequence atggCACGACTGAAAGTGTTGAATGTGGCTGAGAAACCATCTGTAGCCTCTTCCATTGCCGAAATTTTAAGCAAAGGTAGACCTAATAAGATTAAGAGTTGTAGTAAATATAATCCTGTTTTTACATTTGATTATAAGATAAAGAATGACATATGGTATATGTATGTGACATCTGTCACTGGTCATTTGACAGATCAAAAATTTGATGACCGCTATAAAAACTGGCATAATACAGACCCACAAGAATTATTTGATGCTGAAATAACAGTATATGTTGAAAAggataaaaagaatattgaaaataatttaaaaaaatattctaaaGAATGTAATATGTTGATTTTATGGTTAGATTGTGATAGAGAAGGGGAACATATATGTTTTGAAGTGATAAATGCCTGTAGGATTACAAAtagaaaattaataattcatAGAGCTCAGTTTTCAGCTGTTACTGAAAAGGATATAATACATgcaattaataatttaaaagaacCTAATAAGAATTTAGCATATAGCGTTGATGTAAGAAGAGAAATCGATTTAAGAATGGGTTCTATTTTTACACGTTTTATGACCATTAGATATATTGAATTAGTAAAACATGAAACCAGTATTATTAGCTATGGGCCTTGTCAATTTCCTACCCTAGGTTTTGTAGTTAATAGATAtttagatataaaaaattttaagaatgaatattattggagtattaaaatgaaatatgtgtataataatgatgaaataaatCCTAtggatgatgaaaataattatgatgatcaTGACGATGAACAAATGGATAGTGACAGCGACGAAAGTGATAGTTATTATactaataatgatgatagtaataattatagtgATGAGACTGATGATTATTATGgtgatgaaaagaaaaaaaaaaaaaaaaaaaaaacaaaaaaaaaaaagaaaaaaaaaaattcaactaaaaagaagaaaaaaaaaaaaaaaaacaaaataaataataataataaaaagaataaacataataatgtTGTAGATTTTACATGGTCTAGAATAAGATTATTTGATCATTTAGCCGTAATACTTATATACgaagaattattaaaaaatccACTTTGTAAAATAACAAATGTTTATGAAAGTGAGACAAGGAAATATAAACCATATCCATTAAACACATTACAAATGACAAAACTCGtttccatatattttaaaatatcttcAAAAGAATGTATGATGTTAgctgaaaaattatataacaagGGTTATATTAGTTACCCTAGAACAGAAACCAATTATTTTCCAGATAGCATGAATCTACACAAGATTATAAATGAATTGAGAAAAAATGACAATTTTGGTTGGTATGCTAACAAATTGTGTGAAGAACATAAATATCAGAAACCAAGAAAAGGGAAAATGAATGATAAAGCTCATCCACCTATACATCctgtaaaaaatatgaacaagtCATTAAAagtagaagaaaaagaatggaaattatatgaatttatatgtaaacatTTTTTAGCAGTATGTAGTAATGATGCTATAGGATATAATACAAAAGTAACAGCCAAAATACAAGAAGaacaatttttttgtaaaggattaaaaataaaagaaaaaaattatttagaaatatatacatatgaaaaatgGAATGATAAAATTATACCTTCATTTCAAGTTGATGATGAATTTTATCCCACATCTTTATTAATAGAAGAAGGTATAACACAACCACCTAAATATTTATCAGAATCAAATTTGCTTACATTAATGGACAAATTTAGTATAGGAACAGATGCAACTATGCATGAgcatatagaaaatatacaaaaaagaaattatgttataaaaaattcaaagTCTCTTTTTATACCTACCAATTTAGGTATAGCCTTAGTACaatcttataaaaaatttaaggaTATAGGTATTGATTTAACAGATCCATCCTTAAGAGCTAAAATGGAAAAAGATATGTCATTAGTAGCTTCAGgtgtaaaacaaaaaaatgaaattataagaaattatatagacattatgaaatatatatatcaagaaatatataatagaattGATGTcttagataaaaatattcactattatttaaataaccCCGATCAGCTctcatatacataa
- a CDS encoding nucleoside transporter 1 has protein sequence MSTGKESSKAYADIESRGDYKDDGKKGSTLSSKQHFMLSLTFILIGLSSLNVWNTALGLNINFKYNTFQITGLVCSSIVALFVEIPKIMLPFLLGGLSILCAGFQISHSFFTDTQFDTYCLVAFIVIGVVAGLAQTIAFNIGSTMEDNMGGYMSAGIGISGVFIFVINLLLDQFVSPEKHYGVNKAKLLYLYIICELCLILAIVFCVCNLDLTNKNNKKDEENKENNATLSYMELFKDSYKAILTMFLVNWLTLQLFPGVGHKKWQESHNISDYNVTIIVGMFQVFDFLSRYPPNLTHIKIFKNFTFSLNKLLVANSLRLLFIPWFILNACVDHPFFKNIVQQCVCMAMLAFTNGWFNTVPFLVFVKELKKAKKKKEIEIISTFLVIAMFVGLFCGIWTTYIYNLFNIVLPKPDLPPIDVTQ, from the coding sequence ATGAGTACCGGTAAAGAGTCATCTAAAGCTTATGCTGATATAGAATCCAGGGGTGATTATAAGGACGATGGAAAGAAAGGATCTACATTAAGCAGTAAACAACATTTCATGTTATCTTTAACCTTTATATTAATAGGTTTAAGTTCTTTGAATGTATGGAATACAGCCTTAggattaaatataaattttaaatataatacctTTCAGATTACAGGTTTAGTATGTTCCTCAATTGTAGCTTTATTTGTTGAGATTCCCAAAATAATGTTACCATTTCTTTTGGGTGGTTTATCAATTTTATGTGCAGGTTTTCAAATATCTCACAGTTTTTTTACAGATACACAATTTGATACATATTGTTTAGTAGCTTTTATTGTTATTGGTGTAGTGGCAGGATTAGCTCAAACCATTGCATTTAATATAGGATCAACCATGGAAGATAATATGGGTGGTTATATGTCAGCAGGTATTGGTATATCAGgagtatttatttttgttattaatttattacttGATCAATTCGTATCTCCCGAAAAACATTATGGTGTTAATAAAGCaaagttattatatttatatataatctgTGAACTTTGTTTAATATTAGCTATAGTATTTTGTGTATGTAATTTAGATTTAACAAacaagaataataaaaaagatgaagaaaataaagaaaacaaTGCCACATTATCTTATATGGAATTATTTAAAGATAGTTACAAAGCTATATTAACTATGTTTCTTGTAAACTGGTTAACTTTACAATTATTTCCAGGTGTTGGACACAAAAAATGGCAAGAAAGTCATAATATCTCCGATTATAATGTTACCATTATTGTTGGTATGTTTCAAGTTTTTGATTTTCTCAGTAGATATCCACCAAATCTTACACATATTAAAatctttaaaaattttactttctctttaaataaattattggTTGCCAATTCATTGAGATTATTATTCATTCCATGGTTTATTTTAAATGCATGTGTTGATCATCCATTTTTCAAAAACATTGTACAACAATGTGTATGTATGGCTATGTTAGCTTTTACAAATGGTTGGTTTAATACTGTACCATTCCTTGTATTTgttaaagaattaaaaaaagccaagaaaaagaaagaaatcgAAATTATATCCACATTCTTAGTTATTGCTATGTTTGTTGGATTATTCTGTGGTATATGGACTACATACATTTATAACTTATTCAATATAGTTTTACCAAAGCCAGATTTACCACCCATCGATGTAacacaataa
- a CDS encoding DNA/RNA-binding protein Alba 4, whose protein sequence is MENDKKHNQKQNNVDENEFPNSKVLLVSVKRTRRFLERTARELLAGGTRYIILSGLGDALPLCVQLQSSLQSKNAANVVKIETSYSYFNSNYSYTPGLKIYMEKHPEFKGSRISPGYVSFHEKTDSFTPIYDENPNEYICSLNAGDNNLYVGGEGINGAFSELLSSHNQEVDKYESLFKELLTKAVNENGEKPDEEVKSVLYDNVDKKYPDVKLALCRIRNSLKKGSDHSTGSVFIVTFKKNFPHKKEKNMGMVYVVGPKGKNYNSVEEFLDEVQETAENLMTTLCDYNGLVKREEIKHVRMNTCRICLFSGSIFKHPNASKLDVAKAILNGLAVGYRHGPSPRLNFAYDENVFKDAWVETTGLQVFNHNEQ, encoded by the exons atggaaaatgataaaaaacataaccaaaaacaaaataatgttGACGAAAATGAATTCCCCAATTCAAAGGTATTACTAGTATCTGTAAAAAGGACCAGAAGATTTTTAGAAAGAACTGCTAGGGAATTATTAGCTGGAGGAACacgatatattatattaagtGGATTAGGAGATGCATTACCTTTGTGTGTTCAATTACAATCATCATTACAATCAAAGAATGCAGCTAATGTTGTAAAAATTGAAACATCATATAGTTATTTTAATTCTAACTATTCTTATACACCtggtttaaaaatatatatggaaaaacATCCAGAATTTAAAGGTTCTAGAATATCTCCAGGATATGTAAGTTTTCATGAGAAAACAGATAGCTTTACCCCTATTTATGATGAAAAcccaaatgaatatatttgttcattAAATGCTGgagataataatttatatgttggTGGTGAGGGTATTAACGGTGCCTTCTCAGAACTCTTGTCTTCACACAATCAGGAAGTTGATAAATATGAATCCTTATttaaa gaATTATTAACCAAGGCGGTTAACGAAAATGGAGAGAAACCTGACGAAGAAGTGAAATCCGTCTTGTACGACAATGTAGACAAAAAATACCCAGATGTAAAACTAGCTCTTTGTCGTATTAGAAATAGCTTAAAAAAAGGTAGTGATCATAGCACGGGAAGTGTATTTATTgtaacatttaaaaaaaactttCCACACaagaaagagaaaaatatGGGTATGGTATATGTTGTAGGACCAAAAGGAAAGAATTACAATTCAGTGGAAGAATTTTTAGATGAAGTTCAAGAAACAGCAGAAAATTTAATGACAACTCTTTGTGATTATAACGGTTTAGTTAAAAGAGAAGAAATTAAGCATGTAAGAATGAACACATGTAGAATCTGTTTATTCTCAGGTAGTATCTTTAAACATCCTAATGCCTCTAAATTAGATGTAGCTAAAGCTATATTAAATGGATTAGCTGTTGGATATAGACATGGACCATCACCAAGATTAAATTTTGCTTATGACGAAAATGTATTTAAAGACGCATGGGTAGAAACCACTGGATTACAAGTTTTCAATCACAATGAGcaataa
- a CDS encoding ethanolamine-phosphate cytidylyltransferase, with protein MSNQFLVDTIYNHGYMRKFLSILRSVKKNDKFQYIMKLCENTNIEEDEELYKVFINELHNISNTSSTRRKKNDSSCNESTNNTGNNKENGSNNTHFEDMKDINSSISNNSEEINEFEIDSSTSTQEKTKETRIYVDGIFDLSHSGHFNAMRQAKKLGDIVVVGINSDEDALNSKGVKPIYTQEERGALIAGCKWVDEVIIGTKYNVDMDLLEKYNCDYAAHGTDLAYDKNGTCCYEEVRKFNKLKIFERSYGISTTTIINHLLQAVNNSNYYSSSNNNNNNNNNNNTLVNSNNNNNNNDTNSVSTNEISDINNETNYVYNTNTNSEQLDNFNKNKDNPNILEITEEQIYNSELGISDDNKTKVSEQQHDIDTLPKNLLNRNRCHITTSQIYQFIDNNELIKKKKNKKVVYVDGSFDIFHIGHLRILENAKKLGDYLLVGMHSDEVVQKMKGKYFPVVSLLERTLNVLAMKVVDDVVIGAPWVITESFIKRFHIDVVVRGTIVDYIYSNNEIDPYDIPKKLNIYQELSSESNITTYEIIQRIEKNKKYLMRNMSKRNKKEESIWETSNTYAINN; from the exons atgagTAACCAATTTTTAGTTGACACGATTTATAACCATGGATACATGAGAAAATTTCTTAGTATCTTGAGgagtgtaaaaaaaaatgacaagtttcaatatataatgaagctatgtgaaaatacaaatatagaagaagatgaagaattatataagGTATTTATAAATGAGTTACATAACATAAGTAATACCTCTTCaacaagaagaaaaaagaatgatAGTAGTTGTAATGAAAGTACTAATAATACtggtaataataaagaaaatggaAGTAATAATACCCATTTTGAAGATATGAAAGATATTAATAGTTCAATATCTAACAATTCAGAGGAAATTAACGAATTTGAAATAGATTCTAGTACATCAACacaagaaaaaacaaaagaaacaAGGATATATGTAGATGGAATATTTGACTTATCTCATTCGGGACATTTTAATGCAATGAGGCAAGCTAAAAAATTAGGAGATATAGTAGTTGTAGGTATAAATTCGGATGAGGATGCTTTAAATTCGAAAGGTGTGAAACCAATATATACACAAGAAGAAAGAGGAGCTTTAATAGCAGGTTGTAAATGGGTCGATGAAGTTATTATAGGTACCAAATATAATGTAGATATGGATTTactagaaaaatataattgtgATTATGCGGCGCATGGAACAGATTTAgcatatgataaaaatggaaCCTGTTGTTATGAAGAAGTAcgaaaatttaataaattaaaaatatttgaaagAAGTTATGGTATATCTACCACAACCATTATAAATCATTTATTACAAGCAGTAAACAATTCTAATTATTATTCatcatcaaataataataataataataataataataataacactCTTGtcaatagtaataataataataataataatgatacgAATAGTGTTTCAACAAACGAAATTagtgatattaataatgaaactaattatgtatataatacaaatacaaATTCAGAACAACttgataattttaataaaaataaagataatccAAACATTCTTGAAATTACAGAAGagcaaatatataattcagaATTAGGTATAtctgatgataataaaacaaagGTTAGTGAACAGCAACATGATATAGATACATTACCAAAAAACCTTCTTAATAGAAATAGATGCCATATTACGACATCACAAATATATCAATTcattgataataatgaattaattaaaaaaaagaaaaataaaaaagttgTATATGTTGATGGttcttttgatatatttcatatcGGACATCTTAGAATTTTAGAAAATGCAAAAAAATTAGGAGATTATCTATTAGTAGGAATGCATTCTGATGAAGTTGttcaaaaaatgaaaggAAAATATTTCCCTGTTGTATCCTTATTAGAACGAACACTAAATGTTTTAGCAATGAAAGTTGTAGATGATGTTGTTATAGGAGCTCCTTGGGTAATAACAGAAAGTTTTATTAAGAGATTTCATATTGATGTTGTTGTAAGAGGTACCATTGttgattatatttattcgaATAATGAAATTGATCCGTATGATATTccgaaaaaattaaacatatatcaAGAATTATCTTCCGAATCT aATATTACAACTTATGAAATTATTCAGcgaattgaaaaaaataagaaatatctAATGCGCAATATGTCAAAGAG GAACAAGAAGGAAGAGAGCATATGGGAAACGTCCAATACTTATGCAATAAATAATTAa